A section of the Acanthopagrus latus isolate v.2019 chromosome 20, fAcaLat1.1, whole genome shotgun sequence genome encodes:
- the LOC119009792 gene encoding SUN domain-containing protein 1-like isoform X1: MCVCVCVCAGPLFPGMSCEEDVDLQSWGWTNLSSYSSAALDSEKEQLIVSTMSRRSLRLDDGLLDRGLPHSSASFSVGGPSWRSSRSMKSRRSQQLSVSCSESLLLSTPRKLAAPSLLNSSVASDASLLSSLLDDSSVQESTMVDTFWGLDHDGDAKESTIIAEHSTILADGTLIGSDCPKHPVQTLSQVYCKDCELQSDRKESTHCASSKYTCASSAVTGPRPGPSGTGDQDTSTIYCRDRSRKNRTGVLASMWDRSAAHVFSLFSLLYHQLMLQRRHDVTDVLQLWLGSCLLCVRRAAACCVSVLTHTWQVCYGLASKCDNRHGARSSHCGVMTLRESTKNHKELHPTGSLCDDCQEKQPSDMDTVSSSSSSSSSSWSSVASCVLGLMWSAAVFTASCLSQLTLAAASAVWPLTKRTCSTCRSVGGSAGATAADVYRWLNRRWHHMTASIFLTRFPLRLLLVLVPLLLLFSLCWFCSAGLQSVLPAVSEWRAGVPDVPALSSIYSFMSPRSQSAEGAVQPYEEPLYSRPPPAETPSAKEEASAAASADEATRLVHLEQSLAALWDRVDVGGRQAERRHEEVLRLYADLQQQQVSGQSSGEEVWLSELLQQQLEQLQARLDEDRRQREQTRQQDLSQQQSQASRLDQLELQLQSLAAKTEEVQWRQEAAAPSSTLPAAVSVGVDRQSHDALLAVVARLEAALEDLRRDVTGLSGCRDGCRHLDRIQQMISDQVSVQVREEVRTLVYGNQLTVGGGASGDQAGLPESLLQWLSQQYVSGADLQASLSSLELRILQNISLQLEQHRSEETVTEAVLHAAEAAGASVTREDVHVIVQNALRLFSQDRTGLADYALESGGGSILSTRCSETYETKAALLSLFGVPLWYFSQSPRAVIQPDVHPGSCWAFRGSKGFLVIRLSMRILPTAFSLEHIPKALAPSGTLRSAPRDFRVYGLDDESQERGELLGTYTYDEDGEALQTYPVTEESDRAFQVIEVQVLSNWGHPDYTCMYRFRVHGTPGDL, encoded by the exons ctccagcTACTCCTCTGCAGCGTTAGACTCGGAGAAGGAGCAGCTGATCGTGTCCACCATGTCCAGACGCAGCCTGCGGCTCGATGACGGCCTGTTGGATCGCGGTCTGCCGCACAGCAGCGCCTCCTTCAGTGTGGGAGGacccagctggaggagcagcag gtcgATGAAGTCTCGTCGGTCCCAGCAGCTCTCCGTCTCCTGCTCggagtctctcctcctcagtacTCCTCGTAAGCTGGCGGCTCCATCGCTCCTGAACAGCAGCGTGGCGTCCGACgcctccctgctctcctccctgctggacGACTCCTCCGTCCAGGAGTCCACGATGGTCGACACCTTCTGGG GTTTGGATCATGACGGTGATGCCAAAG AAAGCACCATCATAGCAGAGCACAGCACCATCCTGGCAGACGGCACTCTGATTGGTTCAGACTGTCCCAAACACCCGGTGCAGACACTCAGCCAGGTTTACTGTAAAGACTGtgagctgcagtcagacaggAAGGAGTCCACACACTGCGCCTCCTCCAAATACACCTGCGCCTCCTCCGCCGTGACGGGGCCGAGACCAGGACCCTCAGGGACCGGAGACCAGGACACGTCCACCATCTACTGCAGAGACCGGAGCCGCAAGAACCGCACAG GTGTTCTGGCGTCCATGTGGGACAGGTCAGCCGCCCAcgtgttttctctgttctctctgctttATCATCAgctgatgctgcagagacgccACGATGTGACAG atgtgctgcagctgtggctgggctcctgcctgctgtgtgtcaggagagctgcagcctgctgtgtgtctgtgctgacaCACACCTGGCAGGTGTGTTATGGGCTGGCCTCAAAGTGTGATAACAGACATGGAG ctcgaTCCAGTCACTGTGGAGTCATGACCCTGAGGGAGTCCACCAAGAACCACAAGGAGCTTCATCCCACCGGATCTCTgt GTGACGACTGTCAGGAGAAACAACCCTCAGACATGGAtactgtctcctcctcctcctcctcctcttcgtcttcatGGTCCTCAGTGGCTTCCTGTGTGTTGGGGCTGATGTGGAgcgctgctgttttcacag CATCGTGTCTCTCTCAGCTGACTCTCGCTGCAGCGTCAGCAGTTTGGCCTCTGACCAAGAGAACATGTTCAACTTGTCGGAGCGTCGGAGGCTCTGCAG gtgcGACAGCAGCTGATGTGTACAGGTGGCTCAACAGACGATGGCATCACATGACCGCCAGCATCTTCCTGACTCG GTTTCCTCTCAGACTGCTGCTGGTTCTcgtccctctgctgctcctcttca gtcTGTGTTGGTTCTGTTCTGCCGGTCTGCAGTCCGTCCTTCCAGCTGTCTCAGAGTGGAGGGCGGGGGTCCCTGACGTCCCCGCTCTGTCCTCCATTTACAGCTTCATGTCCCCCAGGAGCCAATCAGCAGAGGGCGCTGTGCAGCCCTACGAGGAGCCGCTCTACAGTCGACCTCCACCGGCTGAAACACCATCAGCAAAAGAG GAAGCGTCTGCTGCAGCGTCTGCGGACGAGGCGACGCGACTCGTTCATCTGGAGCAGAGTCTGGCGGCGCTGTGGGATCGGGTGGACGTTGGAGGGCGGCAGGCAGAGCGGAGACACGAGGAGGTGCTCCGGCTGTACGctgacctccagcagcagcaggtctctGGTCAAAGCAGCGGCGAGGAAGTCTGGCTGAGCGaactgctgcagcaacagctggagcagctccaGGCACGACTGGACGAGGACAGACGGCAGAGGGAACAG ACCCGGCAGCAGGATTTATCGCAGCAGCAGAGTCAAGCGTCTCGTCTGGATCAGCTGGagttgcagctgcagagtctggcTGCTAAAACTGAg GAGGTTCAGTGGAGACAAGAAGCTGCAGCACCTTCAtcaacacttcctgctgctgtcag TGTTGGTGTGGACCGTCAGTCCCATGATGCCTTGCTGGCAGTGGTTGCGCGGTTGGAGGCGGCTCTGGAGGATTTGAGGCGGGATGTTACGGGTCTTTCCGGGTGTCGAGACGGCTGCAGACATCTCGACAGAATCCAGCAGATG ATTTCTGATCAGGTGTCCGTTCAGGTCCGTGAGGAGGTTCGGACTCTTGTCTATGGTAACCAGCTGACCGTGGGGGGCGGAGCCTCTGGAGACCAGGCCGGCCTCCCAGAGTCGCTGCTCCAGTGGCTGTCTCAGCAGTACGTCAGCGGGGCCGACCTGCAGGCGTCGCTTTCCTCTCTAGAGCTCAGAATCCTGCAGAACatcagcctgcagctggagcagcaccGCAGCGAGGAGACGGTCACAGAGGCCGTCCTGCACGCCGCCGAGGCTGCTGGGGCCTCCGTGACCCGCGAG GATGTGCATGTGATCGTGCAGAACGCTCTGCGTCTGTTTTCTCAGGACCGGACTGGCCTGGCCGACTACGCTCTGGAGTCTGGAG ggggcagcataCTGAGCACTCGCTGTTCGGAGACTTACGAGACGAAGGCGGCTCTGCTGAGTCTGTTTGGAGTTCCTCTCTGGTATTTCTCTCAGTCTCCTCGAGCTGTAATCCAG CCAGACGTCCATCCCGGAAGCTGCTGGGCCTTCAGAGGCTCCAAGGGCTTCCTGGTGATCCGCCTCTCCATGAGGATCCTCCCCACTGCCTTCTCCCTGGAGCACATCCCCAAAGCTCTGGCACCGAGTGGGACTCTGCGCAGCGCCCCCCGAGACTTCAGAGTCTAC GGTCTGGATGATGAGAGTCAGGAGAGAGGGGAGCTGCTGGGCACTTACACCTACGATGAGGACGGAGAAGCTCTACAAACCTACCCTGTCACT GAGGAGAGTGACCGAGCCTTCCAGGTCATCGAGGTACAGGTGTTGTCTAACTGGGGACACCCAGATTACACCTGCATGTACCGCTTCAGAGTGCACGGGACACCTGGAGACCTCTGA
- the LOC119009792 gene encoding SUN domain-containing protein 1-like isoform X7, with translation MCVCVCVCAGPLFPGMSCEEDVDLQSWGWTNLSSYSSAALDSEKEQLIVSTMSRRSLRLDDGLLDRGLPHSSASFSVGGPSWRSSRSMKSRRSQQLSVSCSESLLLSTPRKLAAPSLLNSSVASDASLLSSLLDDSSVQESTMVDTFWGLDHDGDAKESTIIAEHSTILADGTLIGSDCPKHPVQTLSQVYCKDCELQSDRKESTHCASSKYTCASSAVTGPRPGPSGTGDQDTSTIYCRDRSRKNRTGVLASMWDRSAAHVFSLFSLLYHQLMLQRRHDVTARSSHCGVMTLRESTKNHKELHPTGSLCATAADVYRWLNRRWHHMTASIFLTRFPLRLLLVLVPLLLLFSLCWFCSAGLQSVLPAVSEWRAGVPDVPALSSIYSFMSPRSQSAEGAVQPYEEPLYSRPPPAETPSAKEEASAAASADEATRLVHLEQSLAALWDRVDVGGRQAERRHEEVLRLYADLQQQQVSGQSSGEEVWLSELLQQQLEQLQARLDEDRRQREQTRQQDLSQQQSQASRLDQLELQLQSLAAKTEEVQWRQEAAAPSSTLPAAVSVGVDRQSHDALLAVVARLEAALEDLRRDVTGLSGCRDGCRHLDRIQQMISDQVSVQVREEVRTLVYGNQLTVGGGASGDQAGLPESLLQWLSQQYVSGADLQASLSSLELRILQNISLQLEQHRSEETVTEAVLHAAEAAGASVTREDVHVIVQNALRLFSQDRTGLADYALESGGGSILSTRCSETYETKAALLSLFGVPLWYFSQSPRAVIQPDVHPGSCWAFRGSKGFLVIRLSMRILPTAFSLEHIPKALAPSGTLRSAPRDFRVYGLDDESQERGELLGTYTYDEDGEALQTYPVTEESDRAFQVIEVQVLSNWGHPDYTCMYRFRVHGTPGDL, from the exons ctccagcTACTCCTCTGCAGCGTTAGACTCGGAGAAGGAGCAGCTGATCGTGTCCACCATGTCCAGACGCAGCCTGCGGCTCGATGACGGCCTGTTGGATCGCGGTCTGCCGCACAGCAGCGCCTCCTTCAGTGTGGGAGGacccagctggaggagcagcag gtcgATGAAGTCTCGTCGGTCCCAGCAGCTCTCCGTCTCCTGCTCggagtctctcctcctcagtacTCCTCGTAAGCTGGCGGCTCCATCGCTCCTGAACAGCAGCGTGGCGTCCGACgcctccctgctctcctccctgctggacGACTCCTCCGTCCAGGAGTCCACGATGGTCGACACCTTCTGGG GTTTGGATCATGACGGTGATGCCAAAG AAAGCACCATCATAGCAGAGCACAGCACCATCCTGGCAGACGGCACTCTGATTGGTTCAGACTGTCCCAAACACCCGGTGCAGACACTCAGCCAGGTTTACTGTAAAGACTGtgagctgcagtcagacaggAAGGAGTCCACACACTGCGCCTCCTCCAAATACACCTGCGCCTCCTCCGCCGTGACGGGGCCGAGACCAGGACCCTCAGGGACCGGAGACCAGGACACGTCCACCATCTACTGCAGAGACCGGAGCCGCAAGAACCGCACAG GTGTTCTGGCGTCCATGTGGGACAGGTCAGCCGCCCAcgtgttttctctgttctctctgctttATCATCAgctgatgctgcagagacgccACGATGTGACAG ctcgaTCCAGTCACTGTGGAGTCATGACCCTGAGGGAGTCCACCAAGAACCACAAGGAGCTTCATCCCACCGGATCTCTgt gtgcGACAGCAGCTGATGTGTACAGGTGGCTCAACAGACGATGGCATCACATGACCGCCAGCATCTTCCTGACTCG GTTTCCTCTCAGACTGCTGCTGGTTCTcgtccctctgctgctcctcttca gtcTGTGTTGGTTCTGTTCTGCCGGTCTGCAGTCCGTCCTTCCAGCTGTCTCAGAGTGGAGGGCGGGGGTCCCTGACGTCCCCGCTCTGTCCTCCATTTACAGCTTCATGTCCCCCAGGAGCCAATCAGCAGAGGGCGCTGTGCAGCCCTACGAGGAGCCGCTCTACAGTCGACCTCCACCGGCTGAAACACCATCAGCAAAAGAG GAAGCGTCTGCTGCAGCGTCTGCGGACGAGGCGACGCGACTCGTTCATCTGGAGCAGAGTCTGGCGGCGCTGTGGGATCGGGTGGACGTTGGAGGGCGGCAGGCAGAGCGGAGACACGAGGAGGTGCTCCGGCTGTACGctgacctccagcagcagcaggtctctGGTCAAAGCAGCGGCGAGGAAGTCTGGCTGAGCGaactgctgcagcaacagctggagcagctccaGGCACGACTGGACGAGGACAGACGGCAGAGGGAACAG ACCCGGCAGCAGGATTTATCGCAGCAGCAGAGTCAAGCGTCTCGTCTGGATCAGCTGGagttgcagctgcagagtctggcTGCTAAAACTGAg GAGGTTCAGTGGAGACAAGAAGCTGCAGCACCTTCAtcaacacttcctgctgctgtcag TGTTGGTGTGGACCGTCAGTCCCATGATGCCTTGCTGGCAGTGGTTGCGCGGTTGGAGGCGGCTCTGGAGGATTTGAGGCGGGATGTTACGGGTCTTTCCGGGTGTCGAGACGGCTGCAGACATCTCGACAGAATCCAGCAGATG ATTTCTGATCAGGTGTCCGTTCAGGTCCGTGAGGAGGTTCGGACTCTTGTCTATGGTAACCAGCTGACCGTGGGGGGCGGAGCCTCTGGAGACCAGGCCGGCCTCCCAGAGTCGCTGCTCCAGTGGCTGTCTCAGCAGTACGTCAGCGGGGCCGACCTGCAGGCGTCGCTTTCCTCTCTAGAGCTCAGAATCCTGCAGAACatcagcctgcagctggagcagcaccGCAGCGAGGAGACGGTCACAGAGGCCGTCCTGCACGCCGCCGAGGCTGCTGGGGCCTCCGTGACCCGCGAG GATGTGCATGTGATCGTGCAGAACGCTCTGCGTCTGTTTTCTCAGGACCGGACTGGCCTGGCCGACTACGCTCTGGAGTCTGGAG ggggcagcataCTGAGCACTCGCTGTTCGGAGACTTACGAGACGAAGGCGGCTCTGCTGAGTCTGTTTGGAGTTCCTCTCTGGTATTTCTCTCAGTCTCCTCGAGCTGTAATCCAG CCAGACGTCCATCCCGGAAGCTGCTGGGCCTTCAGAGGCTCCAAGGGCTTCCTGGTGATCCGCCTCTCCATGAGGATCCTCCCCACTGCCTTCTCCCTGGAGCACATCCCCAAAGCTCTGGCACCGAGTGGGACTCTGCGCAGCGCCCCCCGAGACTTCAGAGTCTAC GGTCTGGATGATGAGAGTCAGGAGAGAGGGGAGCTGCTGGGCACTTACACCTACGATGAGGACGGAGAAGCTCTACAAACCTACCCTGTCACT GAGGAGAGTGACCGAGCCTTCCAGGTCATCGAGGTACAGGTGTTGTCTAACTGGGGACACCCAGATTACACCTGCATGTACCGCTTCAGAGTGCACGGGACACCTGGAGACCTCTGA
- the LOC119009792 gene encoding SUN domain-containing protein 1-like isoform X3 translates to MCVCVCVCAGPLFPGMSCEEDVDLQSWGWTNLSSYSSAALDSEKEQLIVSTMSRRSLRLDDGLLDRGLPHSSASFSVGGPSWRSSRSMKSRRSQQLSVSCSESLLLSTPRKLAAPSLLNSSVASDASLLSSLLDDSSVQESTMVDTFWGLDHDGDAKESTIIAEHSTILADGTLIGSDCPKHPVQTLSQVYCKDCELQSDRKESTHCASSKYTCASSAVTGPRPGPSGTGDQDTSTIYCRDRSRKNRTGVLASMWDRSAAHVFSLFSLLYHQLMLQRRHDVTARSSHCGVMTLRESTKNHKELHPTGSLCDDCQEKQPSDMDTVSSSSSSSSSSWSSVASCVLGLMWSAAVFTASCLSQLTLAAASAVWPLTKRTCSTCRSVGGSAGATAADVYRWLNRRWHHMTASIFLTRFPLRLLLVLVPLLLLFSLCWFCSAGLQSVLPAVSEWRAGVPDVPALSSIYSFMSPRSQSAEGAVQPYEEPLYSRPPPAETPSAKEEASAAASADEATRLVHLEQSLAALWDRVDVGGRQAERRHEEVLRLYADLQQQQVSGQSSGEEVWLSELLQQQLEQLQARLDEDRRQREQTRQQDLSQQQSQASRLDQLELQLQSLAAKTEEVQWRQEAAAPSSTLPAAVSVGVDRQSHDALLAVVARLEAALEDLRRDVTGLSGCRDGCRHLDRIQQMISDQVSVQVREEVRTLVYGNQLTVGGGASGDQAGLPESLLQWLSQQYVSGADLQASLSSLELRILQNISLQLEQHRSEETVTEAVLHAAEAAGASVTREDVHVIVQNALRLFSQDRTGLADYALESGGGSILSTRCSETYETKAALLSLFGVPLWYFSQSPRAVIQPDVHPGSCWAFRGSKGFLVIRLSMRILPTAFSLEHIPKALAPSGTLRSAPRDFRVYGLDDESQERGELLGTYTYDEDGEALQTYPVTEESDRAFQVIEVQVLSNWGHPDYTCMYRFRVHGTPGDL, encoded by the exons ctccagcTACTCCTCTGCAGCGTTAGACTCGGAGAAGGAGCAGCTGATCGTGTCCACCATGTCCAGACGCAGCCTGCGGCTCGATGACGGCCTGTTGGATCGCGGTCTGCCGCACAGCAGCGCCTCCTTCAGTGTGGGAGGacccagctggaggagcagcag gtcgATGAAGTCTCGTCGGTCCCAGCAGCTCTCCGTCTCCTGCTCggagtctctcctcctcagtacTCCTCGTAAGCTGGCGGCTCCATCGCTCCTGAACAGCAGCGTGGCGTCCGACgcctccctgctctcctccctgctggacGACTCCTCCGTCCAGGAGTCCACGATGGTCGACACCTTCTGGG GTTTGGATCATGACGGTGATGCCAAAG AAAGCACCATCATAGCAGAGCACAGCACCATCCTGGCAGACGGCACTCTGATTGGTTCAGACTGTCCCAAACACCCGGTGCAGACACTCAGCCAGGTTTACTGTAAAGACTGtgagctgcagtcagacaggAAGGAGTCCACACACTGCGCCTCCTCCAAATACACCTGCGCCTCCTCCGCCGTGACGGGGCCGAGACCAGGACCCTCAGGGACCGGAGACCAGGACACGTCCACCATCTACTGCAGAGACCGGAGCCGCAAGAACCGCACAG GTGTTCTGGCGTCCATGTGGGACAGGTCAGCCGCCCAcgtgttttctctgttctctctgctttATCATCAgctgatgctgcagagacgccACGATGTGACAG ctcgaTCCAGTCACTGTGGAGTCATGACCCTGAGGGAGTCCACCAAGAACCACAAGGAGCTTCATCCCACCGGATCTCTgt GTGACGACTGTCAGGAGAAACAACCCTCAGACATGGAtactgtctcctcctcctcctcctcctcttcgtcttcatGGTCCTCAGTGGCTTCCTGTGTGTTGGGGCTGATGTGGAgcgctgctgttttcacag CATCGTGTCTCTCTCAGCTGACTCTCGCTGCAGCGTCAGCAGTTTGGCCTCTGACCAAGAGAACATGTTCAACTTGTCGGAGCGTCGGAGGCTCTGCAG gtgcGACAGCAGCTGATGTGTACAGGTGGCTCAACAGACGATGGCATCACATGACCGCCAGCATCTTCCTGACTCG GTTTCCTCTCAGACTGCTGCTGGTTCTcgtccctctgctgctcctcttca gtcTGTGTTGGTTCTGTTCTGCCGGTCTGCAGTCCGTCCTTCCAGCTGTCTCAGAGTGGAGGGCGGGGGTCCCTGACGTCCCCGCTCTGTCCTCCATTTACAGCTTCATGTCCCCCAGGAGCCAATCAGCAGAGGGCGCTGTGCAGCCCTACGAGGAGCCGCTCTACAGTCGACCTCCACCGGCTGAAACACCATCAGCAAAAGAG GAAGCGTCTGCTGCAGCGTCTGCGGACGAGGCGACGCGACTCGTTCATCTGGAGCAGAGTCTGGCGGCGCTGTGGGATCGGGTGGACGTTGGAGGGCGGCAGGCAGAGCGGAGACACGAGGAGGTGCTCCGGCTGTACGctgacctccagcagcagcaggtctctGGTCAAAGCAGCGGCGAGGAAGTCTGGCTGAGCGaactgctgcagcaacagctggagcagctccaGGCACGACTGGACGAGGACAGACGGCAGAGGGAACAG ACCCGGCAGCAGGATTTATCGCAGCAGCAGAGTCAAGCGTCTCGTCTGGATCAGCTGGagttgcagctgcagagtctggcTGCTAAAACTGAg GAGGTTCAGTGGAGACAAGAAGCTGCAGCACCTTCAtcaacacttcctgctgctgtcag TGTTGGTGTGGACCGTCAGTCCCATGATGCCTTGCTGGCAGTGGTTGCGCGGTTGGAGGCGGCTCTGGAGGATTTGAGGCGGGATGTTACGGGTCTTTCCGGGTGTCGAGACGGCTGCAGACATCTCGACAGAATCCAGCAGATG ATTTCTGATCAGGTGTCCGTTCAGGTCCGTGAGGAGGTTCGGACTCTTGTCTATGGTAACCAGCTGACCGTGGGGGGCGGAGCCTCTGGAGACCAGGCCGGCCTCCCAGAGTCGCTGCTCCAGTGGCTGTCTCAGCAGTACGTCAGCGGGGCCGACCTGCAGGCGTCGCTTTCCTCTCTAGAGCTCAGAATCCTGCAGAACatcagcctgcagctggagcagcaccGCAGCGAGGAGACGGTCACAGAGGCCGTCCTGCACGCCGCCGAGGCTGCTGGGGCCTCCGTGACCCGCGAG GATGTGCATGTGATCGTGCAGAACGCTCTGCGTCTGTTTTCTCAGGACCGGACTGGCCTGGCCGACTACGCTCTGGAGTCTGGAG ggggcagcataCTGAGCACTCGCTGTTCGGAGACTTACGAGACGAAGGCGGCTCTGCTGAGTCTGTTTGGAGTTCCTCTCTGGTATTTCTCTCAGTCTCCTCGAGCTGTAATCCAG CCAGACGTCCATCCCGGAAGCTGCTGGGCCTTCAGAGGCTCCAAGGGCTTCCTGGTGATCCGCCTCTCCATGAGGATCCTCCCCACTGCCTTCTCCCTGGAGCACATCCCCAAAGCTCTGGCACCGAGTGGGACTCTGCGCAGCGCCCCCCGAGACTTCAGAGTCTAC GGTCTGGATGATGAGAGTCAGGAGAGAGGGGAGCTGCTGGGCACTTACACCTACGATGAGGACGGAGAAGCTCTACAAACCTACCCTGTCACT GAGGAGAGTGACCGAGCCTTCCAGGTCATCGAGGTACAGGTGTTGTCTAACTGGGGACACCCAGATTACACCTGCATGTACCGCTTCAGAGTGCACGGGACACCTGGAGACCTCTGA